In a single window of the Nycticebus coucang isolate mNycCou1 chromosome 13, mNycCou1.pri, whole genome shotgun sequence genome:
- the NRBP2 gene encoding nuclear receptor-binding protein 2 isoform X7: MAAPEPAPRRSREREREDESEDESDILEESPCGRWQKRREQVNQGNMPGVQSTFLAMDTEEGVEVVWNELHFADRKAFSAHEEKIQTVFEQLALVDHPNIVKLHKYWLDASEAHARVIFITEYVSSGSLKQFLKKTKKNHKAMNARAWKRWCTQILSALSFLHACSPPIIHGNLTSDTIFIQHNGLVKIGSVWHRIFSNALPDDLRSPIQAEREQLRNRHFFPPEYGEVADGTTVDIFSFGMCALEMAVLEIQSNGDTRVTEEAIARARHSLSDPNMREFILSCLARNPACRPSAHSLLFHRVLFEVHSLKLLAAHCFIQHQYLMPENVVEEKTKAMDLHAVLAELPRHCRPPLQWRYSEVSFLELDKFLEDVRNGIYPLMNFAATRPLGLPRVLAPPPEEAQKAKTPTPEPFDPETRKVVQMQCNLERSEDAPHWHLTLLLVLEDRLHRQLTYDLLPTDSAEDLAAELVHYGFVPEDDRTKLAAFLESVFLKHRGAQP, from the exons ATGGCGGCCCCGGAACCGGCGCCGAGGCGGAGCCGGGAGCGGGAACGGGAGGACGAAAGCGAGGACGAGAGTGACATCCTGGAGGAAAGCCCGTGTGGCCGCTGGCAGAAGCGGCGGGAGCAG GTGAACCAGGGAAATATGCCGGGGGTTCAGAGCACCTTCCTGGCCATGGACACAGAGGAGGGGGTGGAAGTGGTGTGGAATGAGCTCCACTTCGCAGACAGGAAGGCCTTCTCAGCCCACGAG GAGAAGATCCAGACGGTGTTTGAGCAGCTGGCCCTAGTGGACCACCCTAATATCGTCAAGTTGCACAAGTACTGGCTGGATGCCTCTGAGGCCCATGCACGG GTCATCTTCATCACAGAGTACGTGTCATCTGGCAGCCTCAAGCAGTTTCTCAAAAAGACCAAGAAGAACCACAAAGCCATGAATGCCCGG GCCTGGAAGCGCTGGTGCACGCAGATCCTGTCAGCACTCAG CTTTCTGCATGCCTGCAGCCCTCCCATCATCCATGGGAACCTGACCAGCGACACCATCTTCATTCAGCATAACGGCCTCGTCAAGATTGGCTCCG TGTGGCACCGAATCTTCTCCAATG CACTGCCAGACGATCTCCGAAGCCCCATCCAGGCTGAGCGGGAACAACTGCGGAACCGGCACTTCTTCCCGCCAGAGTATGGTG AGGTTGCCGATGGGACCACTGTGGACATCTTCTCCTTTGGAATGTGTGCACTGGAG ATGGCTGTGCTGGAGATCCAGTCCAATGGGGACACTCGCGTCACAGAGGAGGCCATAGCTCGTGCCAGGCATTCACTGAGTGACCCCAACATGCGG GAGTTCATCCTTTCCTGTCTGGCCCGGAACCCTGCCTGCCGGCCTTCTGCCCACAGCCTCCTTTTCCACCGAGTGCTCTTTGAGGTGCACTCCCTGAAGCTGCTGGCAGCCCACTGCTTCATCCAGCACCAGT ACCTCATGCCTGAGAACGTGGTGGAGGAGAAGACCAAGGCCATGGACCTGCATGCAGTCTTGGCAGAGCTTCCCCGGCACTGCCGGCCCCCACTGCAGTGGCG GTACTCGGAGGTCTCTTTCTTGGAGCTGGACAAATTCCTAGAGGATGTCAG GAATGGGATCTACCCACTGATGAACTTTGCAGCAACTCGGCCCCTGGGGCTTCCCCGCGTGCTGGCCCCACCGCCTGAGGAGGCCCAGAAGGCTAAGACCCCAACGCCAGAACCCTTTGACCCTGAGACCAGGAAG GTGGTCCAGATGCAGTGCAACCTGGAGAGAAGCGAGGACGCGCCGCACTGGCAT CTCACTCTGCTCCTGGTGCTGGAGGACCGGCTGCACCGGCAGCTGACCTACGACCTGCTTCCAA CCGACAGCGCGGAGGATCTGGCTGCGGAGCTGGTGCACTACGGCTTCGTCCCCGAG GACGACCGGACGAAGCTGGCGGCCTTCCTGGAGAGCGTCTTCCTCAAGCACCGCGGGGCCCAGCCCTGA